In Leuconostoc kimchii IMSNU 11154, one genomic interval encodes:
- the rpe gene encoding ribulose-phosphate 3-epimerase, which yields MSGIIAPSILSADYTNLERDVKLVEEAGAEYLHIDVMDGSFVPSISYGPNWVKQLRPETDMILDVHLMVVNPEKIVDEFSDAGADIIGVHVEATSHIHRVLQMIKNKGVKAEVVINPGTPVLAIESVLDMVDQVLVMTVNPGFGGQKFLPSTIEKVAQLKAIRDELGYTFDIEIDGGVNNETIGAAYEAGANVFVAGSYVYDKVDPAAKINLLKELTK from the coding sequence ATGTCAGGAATTATTGCACCATCTATTTTGAGTGCGGATTATACAAATTTAGAACGTGATGTTAAGCTTGTTGAAGAAGCCGGTGCGGAGTATCTGCACATTGACGTAATGGATGGTAGTTTTGTGCCCTCAATCTCTTATGGGCCTAATTGGGTTAAACAATTACGTCCAGAAACGGATATGATTTTGGATGTCCATTTGATGGTAGTTAATCCTGAAAAAATCGTTGATGAATTTTCTGATGCAGGTGCCGACATTATTGGTGTACATGTTGAAGCAACGTCTCATATTCATCGGGTGTTACAGATGATTAAAAACAAAGGGGTAAAAGCAGAAGTTGTTATCAATCCGGGCACGCCTGTATTAGCGATTGAATCTGTATTAGATATGGTTGATCAGGTATTGGTTATGACTGTTAATCCTGGTTTTGGTGGTCAGAAATTTTTGCCTTCAACAATTGAAAAAGTTGCGCAATTAAAAGCTATTCGAGATGAGTTGGGTTATACTTTTGACATCGAAATTGATGGTGGTGTGAATAACGAAACTATTGGTGCTGCCTATGAAGCAGGCGCTAACGTTTTTGTGGCTGGTTCATATGTATATGATAAGGTTGATCCGGCAGCTAAAATTAATCTTTTGAAAGAACTAACGAAATAA